A single genomic interval of Aegicerativicinus sediminis harbors:
- a CDS encoding porin family protein, which produces MKTILFTIAMFLLVFNLNAQNFGIRAGADFATAKADFDGYKISDNQTGFYIGVFTRLTLSEKFKIRPEVNYIYVEDLNMMQIPVLAELEMVNKLNICAGPSFGFLLDTEEGEKSFNMGLDFGVSYNITEKFLAEARYSLGLSNLVEDNMFDATLKLHGLFVGLGYMF; this is translated from the coding sequence ATGAAAACAATTCTTTTTACAATCGCTATGTTTCTCCTCGTCTTTAACCTAAATGCTCAAAATTTCGGAATTAGAGCAGGAGCAGATTTCGCCACTGCGAAAGCAGATTTTGATGGCTATAAAATCAGTGATAATCAAACTGGATTTTATATTGGAGTTTTCACCCGACTTACTCTTTCAGAGAAGTTTAAAATTAGACCAGAAGTAAATTACATTTACGTAGAAGATTTGAATATGATGCAAATTCCTGTTCTTGCTGAATTGGAGATGGTAAACAAATTGAATATTTGTGCCGGGCCAAGTTTCGGATTTTTGTTAGACACTGAGGAAGGTGAAAAATCCTTTAATATGGGATTAGATTTTGGCGTATCTTACAACATTACTGAAAAATTCTTGGCAGAGGCAAGATATTCTCTTGGCCTATCTAATTTGGTAGAAGATAATATGTTTGATGCAACACTTAAACTGCATGGCCTCTTTGTGGGACTCGGTTATATGTTCTGA
- a CDS encoding DUF6090 family protein has protein sequence MIKFYRRLRFELMENNKTGKYLKYAIGEIVLVVIGILIALQVNNWNQKRLEDIERQKIIESLNLEFKQSKKEFTVVKENHLNSKNASLELMGFIGTNTQQKLNQKVIDSLIDKIFPISDYIPSNNALDDIIQSGKLSSLDNSKLSSKLSEWKSILHILSSRDDKLEEWIFSQLIPYLNKYVSWRDVGVQNNYNWSTKGALPSNYNYIFTDLEFENILENHIFFVNESLRRQTEALTIINEIIELTSDNINP, from the coding sequence ATGATAAAGTTCTATAGACGACTTAGATTTGAACTTATGGAGAACAACAAAACTGGGAAATATTTAAAATATGCCATTGGAGAAATTGTTCTTGTGGTTATTGGGATTTTGATTGCCTTACAAGTTAATAATTGGAATCAAAAACGATTAGAGGATATTGAACGTCAAAAAATCATAGAAAGTCTTAATCTTGAATTCAAGCAAAGTAAAAAGGAATTTACTGTTGTTAAAGAGAATCATTTAAATTCCAAAAATGCTAGTTTGGAGCTCATGGGTTTTATTGGAACAAATACCCAACAAAAACTTAACCAAAAAGTAATTGATAGTTTAATCGACAAAATTTTCCCTATCAGTGATTATATTCCCTCTAACAATGCTTTGGATGATATAATACAATCGGGCAAATTAAGTTCACTAGACAATTCTAAACTATCATCAAAATTATCTGAATGGAAATCTATTTTGCACATTTTATCCTCTAGGGATGATAAGCTTGAAGAATGGATTTTTTCACAGTTAATACCATATTTAAACAAGTATGTATCCTGGAGAGATGTAGGGGTTCAGAATAACTATAATTGGTCTACAAAAGGTGCACTTCCCTCGAATTACAACTACATTTTCACTGACCTTGAGTTCGAAAATATTTTAGAAAATCACATTTTCTTTGTAAATGAAAGTTTAAGAAGGCAAACTGAAGCTCTAACTATAATTAATGAAATAATTGAATTAACCTCAGATAATATTAATCCCTAA
- a CDS encoding LytR/AlgR family response regulator transcription factor, translating to MKISCLIIDDEPSSQIVLKHFISDVNFLELTGVCDNAIDAIEVLKENSSIDLLFLDIDMPKISGLTFYKSLKNAPRVIFTTAYPQYAVDGFEVNAVDYLLKPFSFERFLTAVNKITDHKLPTSSNIEDRHFIIVKSNKILYKIYSNDILFIEAYGDYVKVFLKDQFILTNATFTSILELLPPHIFFRTHKSFAINFHKMNSIKGNQISIQTHTVPIGQKFKNEFLNYVNNTFT from the coding sequence ATGAAAATAAGTTGCTTGATAATAGATGACGAGCCTTCTTCCCAAATTGTCCTAAAACATTTCATTAGCGACGTCAACTTCCTAGAACTTACAGGAGTTTGTGATAACGCCATTGATGCAATTGAGGTATTAAAAGAAAACAGCAGTATAGATTTGCTTTTTTTGGATATCGATATGCCCAAAATATCTGGACTTACATTTTACAAATCTCTCAAGAATGCCCCTAGGGTTATCTTTACAACCGCTTACCCGCAATATGCAGTAGATGGATTTGAAGTTAATGCGGTTGATTACCTACTTAAACCATTTTCTTTTGAACGCTTTTTAACGGCGGTAAACAAAATTACAGACCATAAGTTGCCTACAAGTTCGAATATTGAAGATCGTCATTTCATAATAGTTAAATCGAACAAAATCCTTTATAAAATTTACTCTAATGACATTTTGTTTATTGAGGCTTATGGAGATTACGTAAAAGTATTTTTAAAAGACCAATTTATTTTAACAAATGCCACCTTTACGTCCATATTAGAACTGCTCCCCCCACATATATTTTTCAGAACCCATAAATCATTTGCCATTAATTTCCATAAAATGAATAGCATAAAAGGAAACCAAATCTCCATTCAAACCCACACCGTCCCCATCGGCCAAAAATTTAAGAATGAATTTCTTAATTATGTCAATAACACATTTACATAG
- a CDS encoding DUF302 domain-containing protein yields the protein MSYYFSKILKEKDFDKAIEDVTVALKNEGFGVLTEIDIAATLKKKLNVDFKKYRILGACNPPYAYEALTTEEKIGLFLPCNVVVLENDNGEIEVAAVDPIASMMSVENDKLGPMAGEVQHKLKNVIGNLS from the coding sequence ATGAGCTATTATTTCAGTAAAATTTTAAAAGAAAAAGATTTCGACAAAGCCATTGAAGATGTAACAGTTGCGTTAAAAAATGAAGGGTTTGGTGTACTCACCGAAATTGACATTGCAGCCACCTTAAAAAAGAAACTAAATGTAGATTTTAAAAAGTATAGAATTTTAGGAGCTTGTAATCCACCTTATGCATATGAAGCCCTAACAACCGAAGAAAAAATCGGACTCTTTTTGCCTTGCAATGTTGTGGTTTTAGAAAATGACAATGGAGAAATTGAAGTTGCGGCTGTAGATCCGATTGCCTCCATGATGTCTGTTGAAAATGATAAGTTGGGGCCAATGGCGGGCGAAGTTCAACATAAGCTAAAAAATGTCATCGGAAATTTATCCTAG
- a CDS encoding DUF5655 domain-containing protein — MDKAAQTMVDNLHKNTGKTLEQWIAIVKSQNITKHGEIIKFLKEKHLFTHGFANLVAHKTNQSDAGSATNKQDLIENQYKGKEHFKPIYHRLIAEIKSFGSDIEIAPKNSYVSLRRKKQFAILNPATKSRYEIGINLKGQEAKGKLEAEKPNSMCSHKIKLSDINEIDSETIHWIKSAYENAN, encoded by the coding sequence ATGGATAAAGCAGCCCAAACAATGGTTGATAACCTGCATAAAAACACAGGTAAAACTTTAGAACAATGGATTGCCATTGTTAAAAGCCAAAACATCACCAAACATGGCGAGATCATTAAATTCTTAAAAGAAAAACACCTATTCACCCATGGGTTTGCCAATTTGGTCGCTCATAAAACCAATCAATCCGATGCTGGTTCTGCCACTAATAAACAAGACTTAATTGAAAACCAATACAAGGGAAAAGAACATTTCAAACCCATTTACCATCGACTAATTGCTGAAATAAAATCCTTTGGCAGTGATATAGAAATCGCACCTAAAAACAGCTATGTAAGTTTGAGACGAAAAAAACAATTCGCCATACTAAATCCAGCTACAAAGAGCAGATACGAAATAGGCATTAACCTGAAAGGGCAAGAGGCAAAAGGAAAATTAGAAGCCGAAAAGCCAAACTCTATGTGCTCCCATAAAATTAAGCTTTCAGACATTAATGAAATTGATTCCGAAACAATCCATTGGATTAAATCAGCATACGAAAACGCTAACTAA
- a CDS encoding proline iminopeptidase-family hydrolase, protein MKSHSIFYIIIVALITSCAFNTRLSKPVLQQGEGFVEVEGGKIWYGIMGNGDNTPLLCLHGGPGGTSKRYYNLSEISNERPVIMFDQLGSGRSGHHQDTTLLKVEKFVEQVNAIKSELKLNEFYLVGSSWGAALALEYYSKYPEGIKGIIFNSPYFSTPIWSEDATELVSQLPDSIQTAIRIAERDNLFDTESYMAADSVFASRHGRRKEDFKHTYDTVPKERNSFIYNYMWGPSEFTATGTLKNYDNVESLKKIKVPTLFTTGEFDEARPETVNMLSKMVNDSRFVIIPDAGHSTLNDNRQAVVKAIQDFLESNEKSKRFSN, encoded by the coding sequence ATGAAGAGCCATTCAATCTTTTATATCATAATTGTAGCGTTAATTACCAGCTGTGCTTTTAATACAAGACTATCAAAACCAGTTCTTCAACAGGGTGAAGGCTTTGTAGAGGTAGAAGGCGGCAAAATTTGGTATGGAATTATGGGCAATGGAGACAATACCCCTTTGCTGTGTTTACATGGCGGACCTGGAGGTACCAGTAAAAGGTATTATAATTTGTCTGAAATATCGAACGAACGACCGGTAATTATGTTCGATCAACTAGGTTCAGGACGATCAGGTCATCACCAGGACACCACTTTATTAAAAGTAGAAAAATTTGTTGAGCAGGTTAACGCTATAAAATCAGAATTAAAATTAAATGAATTCTATTTGGTTGGAAGTTCCTGGGGAGCAGCCTTGGCACTCGAATATTATTCGAAGTACCCAGAAGGTATTAAAGGAATAATATTTAACAGTCCCTATTTTAGTACTCCTATTTGGAGCGAAGACGCTACTGAGCTTGTATCACAACTACCTGATTCCATACAGACGGCCATTCGAATTGCCGAAAGAGATAATCTCTTTGATACAGAATCTTATATGGCCGCCGATAGTGTCTTTGCCAGTAGACATGGCCGAAGAAAAGAAGATTTTAAACATACCTATGATACAGTCCCAAAAGAAAGAAATTCATTTATTTACAATTATATGTGGGGACCGAGTGAATTTACGGCAACAGGCACATTAAAGAATTATGACAATGTTGAAAGCCTTAAAAAAATAAAAGTACCTACCCTGTTTACAACCGGCGAGTTTGATGAAGCTCGTCCAGAGACTGTAAATATGCTAAGTAAAATGGTGAATGATTCTAGATTTGTCATCATTCCCGACGCAGGGCATAGTACCCTTAATGATAACAGACAGGCAGTGGTTAAGGCAATTCAAGATTTTCTTGAGAGCAATGAGAAATCAAAAAGATTTTCCAATTGA
- a CDS encoding M1 family metallopeptidase, giving the protein MKVFTFFILISLTGIIGHAQEFSRQDTLRGSITPEREWWDLSYYNLDIVVDIEKHAINGSNTIRYKVLKPNKLIQIDLQPPMEVFKITQDGVELNYKQEGNAYFVELEKDQAVGNYNEIIVHYGGIPRIAPRPPWDSGLVWKKDELGKDFISSISWGAGSSQWWPCKDHMYDEPDSIKFSINVPKNLVAVANGKLMGKDEKDNSTHTFHWKVSNPINNYGITFNIGNYVNFSEIYNGENGPLTCEYYVLEQNLDKAKVQFKQVPLMLEAFEYWFGPYPFYEDGYKLIEAPYLGMEHQGAITYGNKYQNGYLGSDRTNTGWGKKFDYLIIHESGHEWFANNITFKDIADIWIHESFTTYSEGLFVEYYYGKEAGNDYQIGKRGGISNDKPMIGNYQVNDINYTGDNYPKGSTILHMLRQIVNDDNKWRQVLRGLGDQFYHQTVTTEQIENYIAKETQLDLNSFWNQYLRTTQLPQLEYNFSNGQLSYRWSNAIDNFKMPLKVTFNGKERWINPTSEWQQMDVGSDELILKIDPNFYVTSTYSNSKQ; this is encoded by the coding sequence ATGAAAGTCTTCACTTTTTTCATTTTAATCAGTTTAACAGGTATAATTGGCCACGCTCAAGAATTTTCCAGACAAGATACCTTGAGGGGCTCCATAACACCCGAAAGGGAATGGTGGGATTTGTCTTATTACAATCTAGATATTGTTGTTGATATTGAGAAACATGCGATAAACGGCTCAAATACTATTCGGTATAAGGTTTTAAAACCAAACAAACTTATTCAGATCGATCTTCAACCACCAATGGAGGTTTTCAAAATCACCCAAGATGGGGTAGAATTAAATTACAAACAAGAGGGAAACGCCTATTTCGTTGAATTAGAAAAGGATCAAGCGGTTGGCAATTATAACGAAATTATTGTCCACTATGGGGGAATACCAAGAATCGCCCCTCGCCCTCCGTGGGATTCTGGCTTGGTTTGGAAGAAGGATGAGTTAGGAAAAGATTTTATTTCTAGTATTAGTTGGGGCGCAGGTTCTAGCCAATGGTGGCCATGCAAAGATCATATGTACGATGAACCAGACAGCATCAAATTCAGTATTAATGTGCCAAAAAATTTAGTCGCTGTAGCCAATGGAAAGCTTATGGGTAAAGATGAAAAGGACAACAGCACTCATACCTTTCATTGGAAAGTATCCAATCCAATAAACAATTATGGCATCACATTTAATATCGGTAATTATGTCAACTTTTCAGAAATCTATAATGGAGAAAATGGACCTTTAACATGCGAATATTATGTATTGGAGCAAAACCTTGATAAGGCTAAAGTTCAATTTAAACAAGTTCCCTTGATGCTAGAGGCTTTTGAATATTGGTTTGGCCCTTACCCATTTTATGAAGATGGTTATAAGCTTATAGAAGCCCCCTATTTGGGCATGGAACATCAAGGAGCAATTACCTACGGAAACAAATATCAAAATGGCTATTTAGGTTCTGATCGTACAAATACAGGTTGGGGCAAAAAATTTGATTATCTCATCATACATGAGTCTGGCCATGAATGGTTTGCTAATAATATTACATTCAAAGATATTGCCGATATATGGATCCATGAGTCTTTCACAACGTATTCTGAAGGTCTTTTTGTAGAATATTATTATGGTAAAGAAGCAGGCAATGACTATCAAATAGGAAAACGAGGCGGAATTAGCAATGATAAACCCATGATTGGAAACTACCAGGTTAATGACATCAATTATACTGGTGATAATTATCCCAAAGGCTCAACCATCTTGCACATGCTCCGTCAGATAGTAAATGATGACAACAAATGGCGGCAGGTATTGAGAGGGTTGGGCGACCAATTTTACCACCAAACCGTCACAACTGAACAGATTGAAAATTATATAGCAAAAGAAACACAACTTGATTTGAACAGTTTCTGGAACCAATATCTTAGAACAACTCAACTACCCCAATTGGAATATAATTTTTCAAATGGCCAATTATCCTATAGATGGTCCAATGCCATTGATAACTTTAAAATGCCGTTAAAAGTTACATTTAATGGAAAAGAACGATGGATAAACCCAACTAGTGAATGGCAACAAATGGATGTAGGTTCAGACGAATTAATTTTAAAGATTGATCCGAATTTTTACGTAACCTCTACTTACAGTAATTCCAAACAATAG
- a CDS encoding sensor histidine kinase, giving the protein MLHDMEIRSGRITPPNISSFNLVLWAFSYALFLWMFTGDEKPNAIDFIYTACFLSTLIIPTILNFYVFIPSFLKREKYLIYIIIFILNCLVFTILNEWFFDYFVDYIFPEYYFISYHSSIALFTIFIAFLASTTLIKLSLDWFYINRKENYDLKVRNQQMQLQLSTLRSQINPHFLFNSLNVIYSLALEKRAETKDAIVQLSHILRYVIYDSNTELVFIEDEITLLKNYIEFHQFRHKKDNNVNFFHQVDNNKYKIYPMLLLPLVENSFKHGIKGDIANTYIKIKLMLNSGIFTFEIENNSPKHPVIEKGYSGVGLNNIKKNLEIVYPNNHSFKIVKSENKFKVILELY; this is encoded by the coding sequence GTGCTGCATGATATGGAGATTCGATCTGGAAGGATAACACCTCCCAACATTTCGTCTTTTAACCTAGTATTATGGGCTTTCTCTTATGCTTTGTTCTTATGGATGTTCACTGGAGATGAGAAACCAAATGCTATTGATTTTATTTATACTGCATGTTTCTTATCGACCCTAATTATACCTACTATCCTAAATTTTTATGTTTTCATTCCCTCATTTTTAAAGCGTGAAAAATACCTGATTTACATAATTATTTTTATCCTTAACTGTCTGGTTTTTACAATTTTAAACGAGTGGTTCTTCGATTACTTTGTAGATTATATCTTCCCTGAATATTACTTTATTAGTTACCACTCTAGCATTGCTTTATTTACCATTTTCATTGCATTTTTAGCCTCCACCACTTTAATTAAACTCTCCCTAGATTGGTTCTATATAAATCGTAAAGAGAATTATGATTTAAAAGTTAGAAACCAACAGATGCAATTGCAACTTTCTACATTAAGATCGCAAATAAACCCTCATTTTTTATTCAATTCTCTAAACGTAATCTATTCTTTAGCACTTGAAAAACGGGCTGAAACTAAAGATGCAATAGTACAGTTATCCCATATTTTACGGTATGTTATTTATGATTCTAATACAGAGTTAGTTTTTATTGAAGACGAAATCACTCTGTTAAAAAATTATATAGAGTTCCATCAATTCAGACACAAAAAAGATAATAATGTAAATTTTTTTCATCAGGTCGATAACAACAAGTATAAAATCTATCCAATGTTATTATTACCTTTAGTAGAAAACAGTTTTAAGCATGGTATTAAAGGTGATATTGCTAATACTTATATCAAAATTAAACTAATGCTGAATTCCGGCATTTTCACTTTTGAAATTGAAAACAATTCTCCTAAACACCCTGTAATTGAAAAGGGTTATTCAGGCGTAGGATTGAATAACATAAAGAAGAATTTAGAAATAGTTTACCCTAATAACCACTCGTTTAAAATCGTAAAATCCGAAAATAAGTTTAAGGTAATTTTAGAGTTGTATTAA
- a CDS encoding DUF6090 family protein: protein MIKLFRRIRFEFMENNKTGKYLKYAIGEIVLVVVGILIALQLNAWNDYSKDRTIEKKVLLNLRYDLQKDTTDLNNLLRLKKDQLQKCHRMLDAFNNPNREILDSLQFINNIKYSFYFYVDNPHRTAFDLGKSSGDLFKITNDTLLKKISVYFSNNNTTQFLATNKKFSNEFMSDVYLQHHNLNFQNFNVFKEGVLKDFKISNYFSVMLEYLSISIDLITEKKNSALELMADIDKH, encoded by the coding sequence ATGATAAAGCTTTTTAGACGAATCCGATTTGAATTTATGGAGAATAATAAAACAGGAAAGTATTTGAAATATGCCATCGGAGAAATTGTTCTTGTTGTTGTTGGCATTTTAATCGCTTTACAATTAAATGCATGGAACGATTATAGCAAGGATCGAACAATTGAAAAGAAGGTACTCTTAAATTTGAGGTATGATTTGCAAAAGGATACTACCGACTTAAATAACTTATTACGCTTAAAAAAGGATCAATTGCAAAAATGTCATCGGATGTTGGATGCCTTCAATAATCCTAATAGGGAAATTTTGGATTCATTACAGTTTATAAATAATATAAAATATTCCTTCTACTTTTATGTTGACAATCCCCATAGGACAGCCTTTGACTTGGGGAAAAGCTCTGGTGATTTGTTCAAAATTACCAATGATACATTGCTTAAGAAAATTTCAGTTTATTTTTCGAATAATAATACAACACAATTTCTTGCTACCAACAAAAAATTTTCAAACGAATTTATGAGCGATGTTTATCTACAACATCACAATCTTAATTTTCAGAATTTTAATGTGTTTAAAGAGGGGGTATTAAAAGATTTTAAAATTTCGAACTATTTTTCAGTTATGCTTGAGTATTTGAGTATTTCGATAGATTTAATTACTGAAAAGAAAAATAGTGCTCTCGAGTTGATGGCCGATATTGATAAACATTGA
- a CDS encoding DUF6090 family protein, with translation MIKLFRKIRQNLLSQNKLSKYLIYAIGEIILVVIGILIAIQINNLNENKKLNIIAHQYLKGIETDLKKDITQIDSILNRLTLAVGMISSVENIYKGEFYKPNEYNSLFNNLDTSKTNLLFYRGMSFRANRGTYNSLISDGKTGIIKDRELYQKIQEIYDELNPRISSTYENLKEIEGRIWQNYPFQKKTWNYSDLKNSTNDKIFLDLSNFTEEKYFYAQNLYDLKIQINKTLELLEHLNSEKIL, from the coding sequence ATGATAAAACTCTTTAGAAAAATTAGGCAAAATCTTTTAAGTCAAAATAAACTCTCTAAGTATTTGATTTATGCTATCGGGGAAATTATTCTAGTCGTTATTGGGATTTTGATTGCTATTCAAATAAATAATTTAAATGAAAATAAAAAACTAAACATCATAGCCCATCAGTACCTTAAAGGAATTGAAACTGATCTTAAAAAGGATATAACTCAAATAGACAGTATCCTAAATCGGTTAACTCTTGCGGTAGGGATGATTAGTAGTGTTGAAAACATTTACAAAGGTGAATTTTACAAACCAAATGAATACAACAGCTTATTTAACAACCTTGACACTTCAAAAACCAATCTTCTTTTTTATAGAGGAATGTCTTTTAGGGCCAATAGAGGCACCTATAATTCATTAATATCTGATGGCAAAACTGGAATTATAAAGGATAGGGAACTTTATCAAAAAATTCAAGAAATATATGACGAGTTAAATCCTCGGATTTCGAGTACCTATGAAAATCTTAAGGAAATTGAGGGACGTATTTGGCAAAATTATCCATTTCAAAAGAAAACTTGGAACTATTCGGATCTCAAAAATTCAACAAATGATAAAATATTCTTAGACCTCTCGAACTTTACAGAAGAAAAATATTTCTATGCTCAAAATTTATATGATCTTAAAATACAAATTAATAAAACACTCGAATTATTAGAACATTTAAACTCTGAAAAGATATTATAA